A single region of the Amphiura filiformis chromosome 7, Afil_fr2py, whole genome shotgun sequence genome encodes:
- the LOC140157370 gene encoding uncharacterized protein, producing the protein MTTREVQALLVGLHQDERAVLTGEGRRSTVQESMGKNKGSKKMDGNSEEEKPTPSDIGVSKSKEKTKKKTEMESAPPAKKAKSSHKKKHKDEKPTKCTTSIIDEVIRKSKEKRKESAPPAKKTKSTEKQHKDTKSGEKPRAKKKKILPDSEDHEKPGTSAKKEKKMILSDSEDHEKPGTSAKKEKKILSGSEDDAKKSGKRKKGKRNLSKSDLKKQHLRDEELRGLQELLRRSKADMKRQQKALNKLSKERFGVSSSESSDSHYDTPDVHLTEDERDEVSDECDDSAPPTPVFVGVEIETLSKRKPFVPPLDISTTDDEGDDEGDDAGEELVQKKKKKRTKKRGPNPPHPPDSDDDPEPGRAYPPDRFGWTRSVSSVKKEKFDGPQPSGPILTPRHQH; encoded by the coding sequence ATGACTACCCGTGAAGTCCAGGCATTGCTAGTGGGCCTGCATCAGGATGAAAGGGCTGTGTTGACTGGAGAAGGGAGGAGAAGTACAGTGCAAGAAAGTATGGGAAAGAATAAAGGAAGTAAAAAGATGGATGGCAATAGCGAAGAGGAGAAGCCTACTCCATCGGATATCGGTGTTAGTAAGAGCAAAGAGAAGACCAAGAAAAAGACTGAAATGGAGAGTGCACCACCAGCTAAGAAAGCAAAGAGTAGCCACAAGAAGAAGCATAAGGATGAGAAGCCTACAAAATGTACTACATCAATAATCGATGAAGTCATTAGGAAGagcaaagagaagagaaaggagagTGCACCACCAGCTAAGAAAACGAAGAGTACTGAGAAGCAGCATAAAGACACAAAGAGCGGTGAGAAGCCTAGGGCCAAGAAAAAGAAGATCTTGCCTGATAGTGAAGATCATGAGAAGCCTGGCACCTCAGccaagaaagagaaaaagatgaTCTTGTCTGATAGTGAAGATCATGAGAAGCCTGGCACCTCAGctaagaaagagaaaaagatcTTGAGTGGTAGTGAAGATGATGCTAAGAAGAGTGgcaagagaaagaaaggaaagaggaATTTGTCCAAGAGCGATCTGAAAAAGCAGCATTTGAGAGATGAAGAATTGCGGGGTCTCCAGGAATTGCTACGCCGGTCTAAAGCTGACATGAAGCGGCAGCAGAAGGCTCTAAACAAATTGAGTAAGGAGCGGTTTGGGGTGTCATCCAGCGAAAGCAGCGATTCTCATTATGACACTCCCGACGTACACCTGACAGAGGATGAGCGTGATGAGGTTAGTGATGAATGTGATGATTCTGCACCACCCACACCAGTATTTGTTGGGGTAGAGATTGAAACCTTAAGTAAAAGGAAACCGTTTGTCCCACCCTTGGACATATCGACTACTGACGACGAAGGGGATGATGAAGGTGATGATGCTGGAGAAGAGCTGGtgcagaagaagaaaaagaagaggacAAAGAAGAGGGGACCAAACCCACCTCACCCCCCGGATTCGGATGACGATCCTGAGCCGGGAAGGGCTTATCCACCAGACAGATTTGGCTGGACCAGGTCAGTGAGCTCCGTGAAGAAGGAGAAATTTGATGGGCCGCAGCCATCGGGTCCAATTTTGACCCCCCGACACCAACACTGA